Proteins encoded together in one Nocardioides marinisabuli window:
- a CDS encoding SAV_915 family protein: MTDTRPPLPPVVYAPTVEHADGSPRLAMHRTHDGRVALFVYSALDRLADFYDADSAWVLLSVADLQAAHDQAPYDLLYLDKRPSPAPVAAGAR, from the coding sequence ATGACCGACACCCGACCTCCCCTGCCCCCCGTGGTCTACGCGCCGACCGTCGAGCACGCCGACGGGTCGCCGCGCCTGGCCATGCACCGCACCCACGACGGCCGCGTCGCGCTCTTCGTCTACTCCGCGCTCGACCGGCTCGCCGACTTCTACGACGCCGACAGCGCCTGGGTGCTGCTCTCCGTCGCCGACCTGCAGGCGGCCCACGACCAGGCCCCCTACGACCTGCTCTACCTCGACAAGCGGCCCAGCCCCGCCCCCGTCGCGGCGGGTGCGCGATGA